The Stegostoma tigrinum isolate sSteTig4 chromosome 47, sSteTig4.hap1, whole genome shotgun sequence DNA window tcgcactggggtacagtacgggcgGGGACACTGTatcgcactggggtacagtacgggcgGGGACACTGTatcgcactggggtacagtacgggcgGGGACGCTGTatcgcactggggtacagtatggGCGGGGACTCTGTATCGCACTTTGGTACAGTACGGGCGGGGACGCTGtatctcagtggggtacagtacggGCGGGGTCACTGTatcgcactggggtacagtacgggcaGGGACGCTGtatctcagtggggtacagtacggGCGGGGACGCTGTatcgcactggggtacagtacgggcgGGGTCACTgtatctcactggggtacagtacgggcgGGGTCACTgtatctcactggggtacagtacgggcgGGGACACTgtatctcactggggtacagtacgggcgGGGTCACTGTatcgcactggggtacagtacaggtggggacactgtatcgcactggggtacagtacgggcgGGGACACTGTATCGCACTGGGGAACAGTATGGGCGGGGACACTgtatctcactggggtacagtacgggcgGGGACACTatcgcactggggtacagtacgggcgGGGACGCTGTatcgcactggggtacagtacgggcgGGGACGCTGTatcgcactggggtacagtacgggcgGGGACGCTgtatctcactggggtacagtacgggcgGGGTCACTATCGCACGGGTACAGTACGGGCGGGGACGCTgtatctcactggggtacagtacgggcgGGGTCACTATCGCACGGGTACAGTACGGGCGGGGACGCTgtatctcactggggtacagtacgggcgGGGACActatctcactggggtacagtacgggcgGGGTCACTGTatcgcactggggtacagtacggacGGGGACACTGTatcgcactggggtacagtacgggcgGGGTCACTGTatcgcactggggtacagtacgggcgGGGACACTatcgcactggggtacagtacgggcgGGGTCACTgtatctcactggggtacagtatggGCGGGGTCACTatcgcactggggtacagtacgggcgGGGACACTGTATCTCACGGGTACAGTACGGGCGGGGACACTatcgcactggggtacagtacgggcgGGGACACTatcgcactggggtacagtacaggcgGGGACActatctcactggggtacagtacgggcgGGGACACTgtatctcactggggtacagtacaggcgGGGACActatctcactggggtacagtacgggcggggtcactgcatcgcactggggtacagtacgggcgGGGACActatctcactggggtacagtacgggcgGGGACACTatcgcactggggtacagtacaggcgGGGACACTatcgcactggggtacagtacgggcgGGGACACTatcgcactggggtacagtacgggcgGGGACGCTGTatcgcactggggtacagtatggGCGGGGACGCTgtatctcactggggtacagtacgggcgGGGACGCTGTatcgcactggggtacagtacgggcgGGGACGCTGTatcgcactggggtacagtacgggcgGGGACACTGTatcgcactggggtacagtacgggcgGGGACACTGTATCGCACGGGGTACAGTACGGGCGGGGACActatctcactggggtacagtacgggcgGGGACGCTGTatcgcactggggtacagtacgggcgGGGACGCTGTatcgcactggggtacagtacgggcgGGGACGCTGTatcgcactggggtacagtacgggcgGGGACGCTGTATCGCACTGGGGAACAGTACGGGCGGGGACGCTGTatcgcactggggtacagtacgggcgGGGACGCTGTatcgcactggggtacagtacgggcgGGGACGCTGTatcgcactggggtacagtacgggcgGGGACGCTGTatcgcactggggtacagtacgggcgGGGACGCTGTAtcgcactggggtacagcactggtTGGGACAGTTGCTCTTTCACTGTATTTGCATGTCTAATTGCCGGATCTTTGTCCACACGGCTGTGTTTTACATGGTGTTCAGTTTGGGAGCTCAGCAAACGTTTTGAGGGTCTGGATTTGGGATATTGCCTGGCGATTCGGTGTCTGACACGCTTGCCTGTTTGAGATGAGGAAAGAGCAGTTTCTCTCTGAGCGTCTGAGGCTATTGTCATGTTTCTCTGTTGACAGCTGTGGGGGGATTTTCTTTTGGGTGATTAAAATCCCCTTTCGATGGCAATGGTGAGGTACTAAAGGTTTTACTTTCTGTCTCTGCTTCTCATTGAGCACTTTTCCTTCTCTTTGGATGACAAGGTTCTGAGATCACATGAGGGGAAGTGAGAACTGGTTATTATCCCAGAGGTGAGACTGGCTGTCTGTCTGGTGAGAACGGCACAGGACTGTTGAGGTTGCCGGTTTCTCTAGGAGAGTAGCACAGGACTGGACGTTATTCCGGAGTTAGAATTGACACTTTGTCTTGTGAGAATAACACAGGACTAGATGTTATTCTGGAATAAGTCTGGCTGATTGCACGTCCTGTGGCCTTTCTTGATGAGAGGACAGTATGTCGGAGCATGCTGGTGAGTTGTCAGTTGTATGGGTGAATGTGGGAACTATTTTGTGCACAATGTGATCCCAAATTCAGCAGGTTTCTAGTTAGCCCCTGCCTCTGGTTGTGTTGTTGAGTTGGCTCACCTTGGTCACTGTCCTAGTGGGAgttggtagggtgtgtgtgtgtgtaggcagaCAGGACATTGGGGAAATGGGGGAAGGAAGCTCATGGACCCCAATGTTCACTCTGTTCCACGTCTATCCCTCAGATGGTTCAATAGTAGCCATGGCGGAGGAGAATGCCCCACAGCTTGTGGATTATTTTGTGGTGGCCGGTCTGACTGACACCTCCAAACCCCTGGAGGAGGGCACTTCGAAACTGGCACGGCCGGTCGAACCCATCGCTGACGTGGCTATCATCATCCGCTCGCAGGGGGAGGAGGTACCTGAGGGCTTTACCTGCATTGAGACCACTCCCAGTGGTCAGTCTGCGGACCTCAACTGTGGCCTCCTCAGCACCTCCCACATGTTCCTGTGTTACAGGCGGGGCCGAGAGAAGTTACCCCTCATTGACCTCGGGTAAGTCCCCATCCAATAAACCCCGTCTGTAAGAGCCAGCAGCTGTAGTGGAATTGAGGCGCTAAGTGGCGtcactcctgttcctgtgtaccAGGCTGAAGAAAGGGGATGAATGCTGTTCCGCTGTAGCAGGCTtaaagagccgaatggcctcctgctgttcgtGAGTTACAGACTCGAAAAGTTAGATTCCCTCCTGTTGTGCAGTCTTAAggggtatgtgagtgtgtgtgtgtgagagagagagagagagagtgtgtgtgcgcatgtgtgtgtgtgtgcgcatgtgtgtgagtgagagagagagaatgtgtgagtgagagagagagaatgtgtgagtgagagagagagaatgtgtgagtgagagagagagaacgtgtgtgtgagagagagaatgtgtgtgtgagagagagaatgtgtgtgtgagagagagaatgtgtgtgtgagagagagaatgtgtgtgtgagagagagaatgtgtgtgtgagagagagaatgtgtgtgtgagagagagaatgtgtgtgtgagagagagaatgtgtgtgtgagagagagagagagtgtgtgtgtgagagagagagagtgtgtgtgcgcatgtgtgtgtgtgtgcgagagagagagagaatgtgtgtgtgagagagagagagagaatgtgtgtgtgtgagagagagagagggagagagtgtgtgagtgagagagggagagagtgtgtgagagagggagagagtgtgtgagagagggagagagtgtgtgagagagggagagagtgtgtgagagagggagagtgtgtgtgagagagggagagtgtgtgtgagagagggagtgtgtgtcagagagagagagagtgtgtgtgtgtcagagagagagagagtgtgtgtgtctgagagagagagagtgtgtgtgtgagagagagagagtgtgtgtgtgagagagagagagtgtgtgtgtgagagagggagagtgtgtgtgtgagagagggagagtgtgtgtgtgagagagggagagtgtgtgtgtgagagagggagagtgtgtgtgtgagagagggagagtgtgtgtgtgagagagggagagtgtgtgtgagagagggagagtgtgtgtgagagagggagagtgtgtgtgagagagggagagtgtgtgtgagagagggagagtgtgtgtgagagagggagtgtgtgtcagagagagagagagtgtgtgtgtcagagagagagagagtgtgtgtgtttgagagagagagagtgtgtgtgtgagagagggagagtgtgtgtgtgagagagggagagtgtgtgtgtgagagagggagagtgtgtgtgtgagagagggagagtgtgtgtgtgagagagggagagtgtgtgtgtgagagagggagagtgtgtgtgtgagagagggagagtgtgtgtgtgagagagggagagtgtgtgtgtgagagagggagagtgtgtgtgtgagagagggagagtgtgtgtgtgagagagggagagtgtgtgtgtgagagagggagagtgtgtgtgtgagagagggagagtgtgtgtgtgtgagagagggagagtgtgtgtgtgtgagagagggagagtgtgtgtgtgagagagggagagtgtgtgtgtgagagagggagagtgtgtgtgtgagagagggagagtgtgtgtgtgagagagggagagtgtgtgtgtgagagagggagagtgtgtgtgtgagagagggagagtgtgtgtgtgagagagggagagtgtgtgtgtgtgagagagggagagtgtgtgtgtgagagagggagagtgtgtgtgtgtgtgagagagggagagtgtgtgtgtgtgtgagagagggagagtgtgtgtgtgagagagggagagaatgtctgtgagagagtgtgtgtgtgagagagagagagagaatgtgagagagagagagaatgtgagagagagagagaatgtgtgagagagagagagagaatgtctgtgagagagagagagtgtgtgtgtgtgagagagagagagtgtgtgtgtgagagagggagagtgtgtgtgtgagagagggagagtgtgtgtgtgagagagggagagtgtgtgtgtgtgagagagggagagtgtgtgtgtgagagagggagagtgtgtgtgtgagagagggagagtgtgtgtgtgagagagggagagtgtgtgtgtgagagagggagagtgtgtgtgtgagagagggagagtgtgtgtgtgagagagggagagtgtgtgtgtgagagagggagagtgtgtgtgtgagagagggagagtgtgtgtgtgagagagggagagtgtgtgtgtgagagagggagagtgtgtgtgtgagagagggagagtgtgtgtgtgagagagggagagtgtgtgtgtgagagagggagagtgtgtgtgtgtgtgtgagagagggagagtgtgtgtgtgtgtgagagagggagagtgtgtgtgtgagagagagagggagagtgtgtgtgtgagagagagagagaatgtgagagagagagagagaatgtctgtgagagagtgtgtgtgtgagagagagagagagaatgtgagagagagagagagagaatgtctgtgagagagagagagtgtgtgtgtgtgagagagagagagtgtgtgtgtgtgagagagagagtgtgtgtgtgtcagagagagagagagtgtgtgtgtctgagagagagagagtgtgtgtgtgtgagagagagagtgtgtgtgagagagagagagagagtgtgtgtgagagagagagagagtgtgtgtgagagagagagagagtgtgtgtgagagagagagagagtgtgtgtgagagagagagagagtgtgtgtgagagagagagagagtgtgtgtgagagagagagagagagtgtgtgtgagagagagagagagagtgtgtgtgagagagagagagagagagagtgtgtggagagagagagagagagaatgtgtgtgagagagagtgtgtgtgtgtgagagagagtgtgtgtgtgtgagagagagtgtgtgtgtgtgagagagagtgtgtgtgtgtgagagagagtgtgtgtgtgtgagagagagtgtgtgtgtgtgagagagagtgtgtgtgtgtgagagagagagagtgtgtgtgagagagagagagtgtgtgtgagagagagagagagagtgtgtgtgagagagagagagagagagagtgtgtgtgagagagagagagagagagagagtgtgtctgtgagagagagagagagagagagtgtgtctgtgagagagagagagagagagagagagtgtgtgagagagagagtgtgtgtgtgtgagagagagagtgtgtgtctgtgagagagagtgtgtgtgtgtgagagagagagtgtgtgtgtgtgagagagagagtgtgtgtgtgtgagagagagtgtgtgtgtgtgtgtgagagagagtgtgtgtgtgtgtgtgagagagagtgtgtgtgtgtgagagagagagagagagagagtgtgtgagagagagagagagagtgtgtgtgagagagagagagagagtgtgtgtgagagagagagagagagtgtgtgtgagagagagtgtgtatgagagagagagagagagtgtgtgtgagagagagagagtgtgtgtgagagagagagagagagtgtgtgtgagagagagagagtgtgtgtgagagagagagagagagtgtgtgtgagagagagagagagtgtgtgtgagagagagagagagagtgtgtgtgagagagagagagagtgtgtgtgagagagagagagagagtgtgtgtgagagagagagagagagtgtgtgtgagagagagagagagagtgtgtgtgagagagagagagagagtgtgtgtgagagagagagagagagtgtgtgtgagagagagagagagagtgtgtgtgagagagagagagagagtgtgtgtgagagagagagagagagagtgtgtgtgagagagagagagaatgtgagagagagagagagagagaatgtctgtgagagagagagagtgtgtgtgagagagagagtgtgtgtgtgtgtgagagagagagtgtgtgtgtgtgtgagagagagtgtgtgtgtgtgagagagagagagtgtgtgtgtgtgagagagagagagtgtgtgtgtgtgagagagagagtgtgtgtgtgtgtgagagagagagtgtgtgtgtgtgagagagagagagtgtgtgtgtgtgagagagagagagtgtgtgttagagagagtgtgtgtgtgtgttagagagagagtgtgtgtgtgtgagagagagagtgtgtgagagagagagagagtgtgtgtgtgagagagagagagagagtgtgtgtgtgtgagagagagagagagtgttgtgtgtgagagagagagagtgtgtgtgtgtgagagagagagtgtgtgtgtgtgtgtgtgagagagagagagtgtgtgtgtgtgtgtgagagagagtgtgtgtgagagagagtgtgtgtgagagagagagagtgtgagtgtgtgtgagagagagagagtgtgtgtgtgtgtgagagagagagagagagtgtgtgagagagagagagagagagagaatgtctgtgagagagagtgtgtgtgtgtgagagagagtgtgtgtgtgtgagagagagtgtgtgtgtgtgagagagagagagtgtgtgtgtgagagagagagagtgtgtgtgtgagagagagagagtgtgtgtgtgtgagagagagagtgtgtgtgtgtgagagagagagtgtgtgtgtgagagagagagagtgtgtgtgtgtgagagagagagagtgtgtgtgtgtgagagagagagagtgtgtgtgagagagagagagagagtgtgtgtgagagagagagagagagtgtgtgtgagagagagagagagagtgtgtgtgagagagagagagagagtgtgtgtgtgagagagagagagagagtgtgtgtgagagagagagagagaggtgtgtgtgtgagagagagagagagtgtgtgtgagagagagagagagtgtgtgtgagagagagagagagagtgtgtgtgagagtgtgtgtgtgtgagagagagagagtgtgtgtgagagagggagagtgtgtgtgtgagagagggagagtgtgtgtgtgagagagggagagtgtgtgtgtgagagagggagagtgtgtgtgtgtgagagagggagagtgtgtgtgtgagagagggagagtgtgtgtgtgagagagggagagtgtgtgtgtgagagagggagagtgtggtgtgtgagagagggagagtgtgtgtgtgagagagggagagtgtgtgtgtgtgagagagggagagtgtgtgtgtgagagagggagagtgtgtgtgtgtgtgagagagagggagagtgtgtgtgtgtgtgagagagggagagtgtgtgtgtgagagagagagagaatgtctgtgagagagtgtgtgtgtgagagagagagagagaatgtgagagagagagaatgtctgtgagtgagagagagagagaatgtgtgagagagagagagagaatgtctgtgagagagagagagtgtgtgtgtgtgagagagagagagtgtgtgtgtgagagagggagagtgtgtgtgtgagagagggagagtgtgtgtgtgagagagggagagtgtgtgtgtgagagagggagagtgtgtgtgtgagagagggagagtgtgtgtgtgagagagggagagtgtgtgtgtgagagagggagagtgtgtgtgtgagagagggagagtgtgtgtgtgagagagggagagtgtgtgtgtgagagagggagagtgtgtgtgtgagagagggagagtgtgtgtgtgagagtgggagagtgtgtgtgtgagagagggagagtgtgtgtgtgagagagggagagtgtgtgtgtgagagagggagagtgtgtgtgtgagagagggagagtgtgtgtgtgagagagggagagtgtgtgtgtgtgagagaggggagagtgtgtgtgtgtgagagagggagagtgtgtgcgtgagagagagagggagagtgtgtgtgtgagagagagagagatgtgagagagagagagagaatgtctgtgagagagtgtgtgtgtgagagagagagagagaatgtgagagagagagagagagaatgtctgtgagagagagagagtgtgtgtgtgtgagagagagagagtgtgtgtgtgtgagagagagagtgtgtgtgtgtcagagagagagagagtgtgtgtgtctgagagagagagagtgtgtgtgtgtgagagagagagtgtgtgtgagagagagagagagagtgtgtgtgagagagagagagagtgtgtgtgagagagagagagagtgtgtgtgagagagagagagagtgtgtgtgagagagagagagagtgtgtgtgagagagagagagagtgtgtgtgagagagagagagtgtgtgtgagagagagagagagtgtgtgtgagagagagagagagagtgtgtgagagagagagagagagagagtgtgtgtgagagagagagagagagatgtgtgtgagagagagtgtgtgtgtgtgagagagagtgtgtgtgtgtgagagagagtgtgtgtgtgtgagagagagtgtgtgtgtgtgagagagagagtgtgtgtgtgagagagagagagtgtgtgtgagagagagagagagagtgtgtgtgagagagagagagagagagagtgtgtgtgagagagagagagagtgtgtgtgtgtgagagagagagtgtgtgtgtgagagagagagagtgtgtgtgtgtgagagagagagtgtgtgtgtgagagagagagagtgtgtgtgagagagagagagtgtgtgtgtgtgagagagagagtgtgtgtgtgtgagagagagagtgtgtgtgtgagagagagagtgtgtgtgtgagagagagagtgtgtgtgtgagagagagagtgtgtgtgtgagagagagagtgtgtgtgtgagagagagagtgtgtgtgtgagagagagagtgtgtgtgtgagagagagagtgtgtgtgtgagagagagagtgtgtgtgtgtgagagagagagtgtgtgtgtgtgagagagagagtgtgtgtctgtgagagagagagtgtgtgtgtgtgagagagagtgtgtgtgtgtgtgtgagagagagtgtgtgtgtgtgtgtgagagagagtgtgtgtgtgtgtgtgagagagagagagagagtgtgtgagagagagagagagagtgtgtgtgagagagagagagagagtgtgtgtgtgagagagagagtgtgtgtgtgtgagagagagagtgtgtgtgtgtgagagagagagtgtgtgtgtgtgagagagagagagtgtgtgtgtgtgagagagagagagtgtgtgttagagagagtgtgtgtgtgtgttagagagagagtgtgtgtgtgtgagagagagagtgtgtgagagagagagagtgtgtgtgtgagagagagagagagtgtgtgtgtgtgagagagagagagagtgtgtgtgtgagagagagagtgtgtgtgtgtgagagagagagtgtgtgtgtgtgtgtgtgagagagagagagtgtgtgtgtgtgtgagagagagtgtgtgtgaggagagagtgtgtgtgagagagagagagtgtgagtgtgtgtgagagagagagagtgtgtgtgtgtgtgagagagagagagagagtgtgtgagagagagagagagagagagaatgtctgtgagagagagtgtgtgtgtgtgagagagagagagtgtgtgtgtgtgagagagagagtgtgtgtgtgtgagagagagagagagagtgtggtgagagagagtgtgtgtgtgtgagagagagagagagtgtgtgtgagagagagagagagagtgtgtgtgagagagagagagagagtgtgtgtgagagagagagagagagtgtgtgtgagagagagagagagtgtgtgtgagagagagagagagagtgtgtgtgagagagagagagagagtgtggtgtggaggagagagagagtgtgtgagagagagtgagagtgtagagagagagagagagaggtgtgtgtgagagagagagagagagagtgtgtgtgtgtgagagagagagagagagtgtgtgtgagagagagagagagagagagtgtgtgtgagagagagagagagagagagagagtgagagagtgtgtgtgagagagagagagagagagagtgtgtgtgagagagagagagagagagagtgtgtgagagagagagagagagtgtgagagagagagagtgtgtgagtgagagagagagagagagagtgtgtgtgagagagagagagagagagtgtgtgtgtgagagagagagagagagagagtgtgtgtgagagagagagagagagtgtgtgtgagagagagagagtgtgtgtgagagagagagtgtgtgtgagagagagagagagagtgtgtgtgtgagagagagagagagtgtgtgtgagagagagagagagagtgtgtgtgagagagagagagagtgtgtgtgtgagagagagagagagtgtgtgtgagagagagatgagagagagtgtgtgtgagagagagagagagagagtgtgtgtgagagagagagagagagagagtgtgtgtgagagagagagagagagagtgtgtgtgagagagagagagagagtgtgtgtgagagagagagagtgatggtgtgagagagagagtgtgttgagagagagtgtgagagagagagagagtgtgtgtgagagagagagagagagagagtgtgtgagagagagagagagtgtgtgtgtgagagagagagagagtgtgtgtgagagagagagagagagagtgtggtgtgagagagagagagagagagtgtgtgtgagagagagagagagagtgtgtgtgagagagagagagagagtgttgtgtgagagagagagagagaatgtgagtgagagagagagtgtgtgtgagagagagagagagagtgtgtgagagagagagagagagagagtgtgtgtgagagagagagagagagtgtgtgtgtgtgtgagagagagagtgtgtgtgtgagagagagagagagagagagtgtgtgtgtgagagagagagagagagagagtgttgtgtgagagagagagagagaatgtgtgagagagagagagagtgtgtgtgtgagagagagtgagtgagagaggagtgtgtgagagagagtgagagtgagagagtgtgatgtgagtgtgagagagtgtgtgtgagagagtgagagagtgtgtgtgagagagagagtgtgtgtgtgagagagagagtgtgtgtgtgtgagagagagtgtgtgtgagagtgtgtgagagagagagtgtgtgtgagagagagagagtgtgtgagagagagagtgtgtgtgtgagagagagagagagagagaatgtctgtgagagagagaggtgtgtgtgtgtgagagagagtgtgtgtgtgagagagaagtgtgtgtgagagagagagtggttggtgtgtgagagagagttgtgtggtggaggtgtgtgtgtgagagagagtgtgtgtgagagagagtgtgtgtgagagagaggtgtgtgtgtgagagagtgtgt harbors:
- the LOC132207448 gene encoding C-myc promoter-binding protein-like translates to MTVAEDGSIVAMAEENAPQLVDYFVVAGLTDTSKPLEEGTSKLARPVEPIADVAIIIRSQGEEVPEGFTCIETTPSGQSADLNCGLLSTSHMFLCYRRGREKLPLIDLGLKKGDECCSAVAGLKSRMASCCS